A region of Pseudomonas marginalis DNA encodes the following proteins:
- a CDS encoding RNA polymerase factor sigma-70 — protein MTEQVSTGRCDSPLLQAFVDNRLILVKIAARITGCRSRAEDVVQDAYFRLQSAPTITSSFKAQLSYLFQIVRNLAIDHYRKQALELKYSGTEEEGLNVVIHGASPETSHINFNTLENIADALTELPQRTRYAFEMYRLHGVPQKDIAKELGVSPTLVNFMIRDALVHCRKVSGNHSDTFARRV, from the coding sequence ATGACGGAACAAGTATCCACAGGCAGGTGCGACTCACCGCTTCTCCAGGCATTTGTCGACAATCGACTGATTCTGGTGAAGATTGCGGCACGTATTACCGGGTGCCGCTCCCGCGCCGAGGATGTAGTGCAGGATGCCTACTTCCGCCTGCAATCGGCGCCGACGATCACGTCATCGTTCAAGGCCCAACTGAGTTATCTGTTCCAGATCGTGCGCAACCTGGCGATCGATCACTACCGCAAGCAGGCCCTGGAACTCAAATATTCCGGGACGGAAGAGGAAGGCTTGAATGTGGTCATTCACGGCGCTTCACCGGAAACCTCCCACATCAATTTCAACACCCTGGAAAACATCGCCGACGCCCTGACGGAGTTGCCCCAGCGCACCCGCTACGCGTTCGAGATGTACCGCCTGCACGGTGTGCCGCAAAAGGACATTGCCAAGGAACTGGGGGTTTCACCGACGTTGGTGAACTTCATGATTCGCGATGCGCTGGTGCACTGCCGCAAGGTGTCCGGCAACCATAGCGATACGTTTGCACGGCGGGTGTGA
- a CDS encoding substrate-binding periplasmic protein — MFSPWRLAAGLTLWALGTAAWLPASAAQLVRIGAAHFPPYTVRPEQGADTGLLPQLVEALNASQTDYQFVLVPTSIPRRFRDFEQGRIDMAIFENPDWGWQKVAHTSIDMGLEDAEIFVAQREPGRGQDYFADLAGKRLAVFSGYHYAFANFNPDPKYLAEHFNATLTYSHDSNLLMVARGRADIALVTRSYLSDFMVRNADMAGQFLVSERIDQVYHHYALLRPKAPITGEAFSGLLKRLRDSGEMLKIFEPYRIDVMPVP; from the coding sequence ATGTTTTCGCCATGGCGGTTGGCTGCAGGACTTACTTTATGGGCACTCGGCACCGCAGCGTGGTTGCCGGCTTCGGCTGCGCAACTGGTGCGCATCGGCGCGGCGCATTTTCCGCCCTACACCGTGCGCCCGGAGCAAGGCGCCGACACCGGTCTGTTGCCGCAACTGGTGGAGGCCCTGAACGCCTCGCAAACCGACTACCAGTTTGTGCTGGTACCCACCTCCATCCCTCGGCGTTTTCGTGATTTCGAACAAGGCCGTATCGACATGGCCATCTTCGAAAATCCCGATTGGGGCTGGCAGAAGGTTGCCCACACCAGCATCGACATGGGCCTGGAAGACGCGGAAATCTTCGTCGCCCAGCGTGAGCCCGGTCGAGGCCAGGACTATTTCGCCGACCTTGCCGGGAAACGCCTGGCGGTGTTCAGCGGCTATCACTACGCCTTTGCCAACTTCAACCCCGACCCCAAGTACTTGGCCGAGCACTTCAACGCCACCTTGACCTATTCCCATGACAGCAACCTGCTGATGGTTGCGCGCGGGCGTGCGGACATCGCCTTGGTAACCCGTTCGTACCTGAGTGACTTCATGGTGCGCAATGCGGATATGGCCGGGCAGTTCCTGGTCTCGGAGCGCATCGACCAGGTCTATCACCACTACGCGTTGCTGCGGCCCAAGGCGCCGATCACGGGCGAGGCGTTTTCGGGGTTGCTCAAGCGACTGCGCGATAGCGGCGAGATGCTGAAGATTTTCGAGCCGTATCGTATTGATGTGATGCCTGTGCCCTGA
- a CDS encoding TetR/AcrR family transcriptional regulator, with translation MDEHKALRVMRTMVDGGQLTDPDSARGKLLQTAAHLFRNKGFERTTVRDLASAVGIQSGSIFHHFKSKDEILRAVMEETIHYNTALMRASLEEANTVRERVLALIRCELQSIMGGSGEAMAVLVYEWRSLSADAQAQVLALRDVYEDIWLQVLGEAKTAGYIKGDVFIARRFLTGALSWTTTWFRAEGNLTLEQLAEEALLMVLKAD, from the coding sequence ATGGATGAGCACAAAGCCCTGCGGGTGATGCGCACCATGGTCGACGGCGGCCAATTGACCGACCCCGACAGTGCCCGGGGCAAGTTGCTGCAAACCGCGGCGCACCTGTTTCGCAACAAGGGCTTTGAACGCACCACCGTGCGTGACCTGGCCAGTGCCGTGGGCATCCAGTCCGGCAGTATCTTTCATCACTTCAAGAGCAAGGACGAGATCCTGCGTGCGGTGATGGAGGAAACCATCCACTACAACACGGCCTTGATGCGTGCCTCGCTCGAGGAGGCGAACACCGTACGTGAACGTGTGCTGGCGCTGATTCGCTGCGAATTGCAGTCGATCATGGGTGGCAGCGGCGAGGCCATGGCGGTGCTGGTGTATGAATGGCGTTCGCTCTCGGCCGACGCCCAGGCCCAGGTGCTGGCGCTGCGCGATGTGTATGAAGACATTTGGCTGCAGGTGTTGGGCGAGGCCAAGACGGCGGGTTACATCAAGGGCGATGTGTTTATTGCGCGACGCTTCCTCACCGGGGCCTTGTCCTGGACCACCACCTGGTTTCGCGCCGAGGGCAACCTGACCCTGGAGCAATTGGCCGAAGAAGCCTTGTTGATGGTTTTGAAGGCCGATTGA
- a CDS encoding acyclic terpene utilization AtuA family protein translates to MSKTVRIGCASAFWGDTCSAAAQLVHGGKLNYLVFDYLAEVTMSILAGARMKDPQAGYATDFVEVLTPLLAEIQRQGIRVISNAGGIHPQACAAALQAACDKAQVPLKIAVLLGDDLHPRLKHLHGITDMFNGAPLPPLCVSANAYLGAPGIAQALQLGADIVITGRVVDSAVVSAALVHEFGWSWQDYDRLAQAALAGHIIECGAQCTGGNFTDWRDVPDYEHIGFPIVEVNADGQFTVNKVEGSGGLISELSVAEQLLYEIGDPHAYLLPDVICDFSQVKLQQQGKNCVRLHGAKGLPPTHQYKVSATYPEGFRCTASCLIAGIDAVAKAERVSQAIINKTSELFSQRGWAPYTDVNIELLGSEATYGPRALRHDCREVVVKLAVRHPSKPALVLFAREIAQAATGMAPGLAGIVGGRPTVYPLIRLFSFLIDKAACEVVVDFQGQRHVCTLPVADAPLMPAAAMDPPQPQGRADASVALVKLAVARSGDKGNHSNIGVIARAPEYLPWIAEALTPEVLVDWMGHVLDPVHGRVERWYLPGSHSLNFLLENALGGGGIASLRIDPQGKAFAQQLLEIPIAVPQHIADQLT, encoded by the coding sequence ATGAGCAAGACGGTTCGTATCGGCTGCGCCAGCGCCTTCTGGGGTGACACCTGCAGCGCCGCCGCGCAGTTGGTGCACGGCGGCAAGCTGAACTACCTGGTGTTCGACTACCTGGCGGAAGTCACGATGTCGATCCTCGCCGGTGCACGGATGAAAGATCCCCAGGCCGGCTACGCCACGGATTTCGTCGAGGTGCTCACACCGCTGCTGGCCGAGATCCAGCGCCAGGGCATCCGCGTGATCAGCAATGCCGGCGGCATCCACCCCCAGGCCTGCGCCGCCGCCCTGCAAGCTGCCTGCGATAAAGCCCAGGTGCCGTTGAAAATCGCCGTGCTGCTGGGCGATGACCTGCACCCCCGGCTCAAGCACCTGCACGGCATCACCGACATGTTCAACGGCGCGCCGCTGCCGCCCCTGTGCGTATCGGCCAATGCCTACCTCGGCGCACCGGGCATTGCCCAGGCGCTGCAACTGGGCGCGGACATCGTCATCACCGGCCGGGTGGTCGACAGCGCGGTGGTCAGCGCGGCGCTGGTGCATGAGTTCGGTTGGTCGTGGCAGGACTATGACCGCCTGGCCCAGGCCGCGCTGGCCGGGCATATCATTGAATGCGGCGCGCAGTGTACCGGTGGCAACTTCACCGACTGGCGCGACGTGCCCGACTACGAGCACATCGGCTTCCCCATCGTCGAAGTCAATGCCGATGGCCAGTTCACGGTCAATAAAGTCGAGGGCAGCGGTGGCCTGATCAGCGAACTGAGCGTGGCCGAACAACTGCTGTATGAAATCGGCGACCCTCACGCGTATCTGCTGCCCGATGTGATCTGCGATTTCAGCCAGGTGAAGCTGCAGCAGCAAGGCAAAAACTGCGTACGCCTGCACGGCGCCAAGGGGTTGCCGCCGACGCACCAGTACAAGGTCAGCGCCACTTACCCGGAGGGCTTTCGCTGCACCGCCAGTTGCCTGATCGCCGGGATCGATGCGGTGGCCAAGGCCGAGCGGGTCAGCCAGGCGATCATCAACAAGACCTCGGAACTGTTCAGCCAGCGCGGCTGGGCGCCCTACACCGACGTAAATATCGAACTGCTGGGCAGCGAAGCGACGTATGGCCCCCGCGCCCTGCGCCACGACTGCCGCGAGGTGGTGGTCAAGCTGGCGGTGCGCCACCCCAGCAAGCCGGCGCTGGTGCTGTTCGCCCGCGAGATCGCCCAGGCGGCCACGGGCATGGCGCCGGGGCTGGCCGGGATTGTCGGTGGGCGGCCGACGGTGTACCCGCTGATCCGCTTGTTCTCGTTCCTGATCGATAAGGCCGCCTGCGAGGTGGTAGTCGACTTCCAGGGCCAACGCCACGTCTGCACGCTGCCCGTCGCCGACGCCCCCCTCATGCCTGCCGCCGCGATGGATCCACCCCAGCCCCAAGGCCGCGCCGACGCCAGCGTGGCGCTGGTGAAACTCGCCGTGGCGCGCTCCGGCGACAAGGGCAACCACAGCAATATCGGGGTCATCGCCCGCGCCCCCGAGTACCTGCCGTGGATTGCCGAAGCGCTGACGCCGGAAGTGCTCGTCGACTGGATGGGCCACGTGCTCGACCCCGTGCACGGCCGCGTCGAACGCTGGTATTTGCCCGGCAGCCACAGCCTCAATTTCCTGCTGGAAAACGCCCTGGGCGGCGGCGGCATCGCCAGCCTGCGCATCGACCCCCAGGGCAAGGCCTTCGCCCAGCAGCTGTTGGAAATCCCCATCGCCGTGCCGCAACACATCGCCGATCAACTCACATAA
- a CDS encoding SDR family oxidoreductase has translation MAFDSIFKAGLFQGHTVIVTGGGSGIGRCTAHELAALGARVVLVGRKPEKLAKVAAEITEDGGTAHWQACDIRDEEAVKALVTQLIHAHGPIHGLVNNAGGQYPSPLASINQKGFETVLRTNLVGGFLMAREVFNQSMSKHGGAIVNMLADMWGGMPGMGHSGAARAGMDNFTKTAAFEWGCAGVRVNAVAPGWIASSGMDTYEGAFKAVIPTLREHVPLKRIGTESEVSAAIVFLLSPAAAFISGSTLRIDGAASLGSRAWPLHKAQPPSEAFNGFHRAYLPDVLKAEQ, from the coding sequence GTGGCCTTCGACTCGATCTTCAAAGCCGGCCTGTTCCAAGGCCACACCGTGATCGTCACCGGCGGTGGCAGCGGGATTGGCCGCTGCACCGCCCATGAGCTGGCGGCCCTGGGTGCCCGCGTCGTCCTGGTTGGACGCAAGCCGGAAAAACTCGCCAAGGTCGCGGCGGAAATTACCGAGGACGGCGGCACCGCCCATTGGCAGGCCTGCGACATTCGTGACGAAGAGGCGGTGAAGGCGCTGGTCACCCAGCTCATTCACGCGCATGGGCCGATCCATGGCTTGGTGAATAACGCCGGTGGGCAGTATCCGTCGCCGCTGGCCTCGATCAACCAAAAAGGTTTTGAAACCGTGCTGCGCACCAACCTGGTCGGCGGTTTCCTGATGGCGCGGGAAGTGTTCAACCAGTCGATGAGCAAGCACGGTGGGGCCATCGTCAATATGCTCGCCGACATGTGGGGCGGCATGCCCGGCATGGGCCACTCCGGCGCGGCACGGGCAGGCATGGACAACTTCACCAAGACCGCCGCCTTCGAGTGGGGGTGCGCCGGGGTGCGGGTCAACGCCGTGGCACCGGGCTGGATCGCGTCCAGCGGCATGGACACCTACGAAGGCGCGTTCAAGGCGGTGATCCCCACCCTGCGTGAACACGTGCCGCTCAAGCGCATCGGCACCGAGTCGGAAGTCAGCGCCGCCATCGTGTTTCTGCTCAGTCCCGCCGCCGCGTTTATCAGTGGCAGCACCCTGCGCATCGACGGCGCCGCCAGCCTCGGCAGTCGCGCCTGGCCGCTGCACAAGGCGCAACCGCCGAGTGAAGCGTTCAACGGCTTCCACCGCGCCTACCTGCCCGATGTGCTCAAGGCGGAGCAATAA
- a CDS encoding acyl-CoA carboxylase subunit beta — protein MPLIDSLIDPHSPQFAQNRAAMLAGIQHLRQLEQTLLSKAEEARPKFEKRGQLLPRERLNLLLDPGAPFLELASLAGYKLHDDKDGSAAGGGLIAGIGYVSGVRMLVVANNSAIKGGTVSPSGLKKSLRLQQIAMDNKLPVVTLAESGGANLNYAAEIFIEGARSFANQARMSAMGLPQITVVHGSATAGGAYQPGLSDYVVVVRGKAKLFLAGPPLLKAATGEVATDEELGGAEMHAQIAGTAEYLAENDADGVRIVREIVSLLPWDERLPLTPKRTYAEPLYPIDDLLGLIPADPKKPYDVREILARLADGSQFLEFKAAFDAHTVCGHLHIQGRAVGVIGNNGPITPKGASKAAQFIQLCDQSRTPLLFLHNTTGFMVGTEAEQQGVIKHGAKMIQAVANARVPKLTVVVGGSYGAGNYAMCGRGLDPRFIFAWPNSRTAVMGGAQAGKVLRIVTEAKQLKDGLVPDPKVLDMLEQVTAQKLDSQSTALYGSANLWDDGLIDPRDTRTLLGFLLDICHEAEVRELQPNSFGIARF, from the coding sequence ATGCCGCTGATTGACAGCCTGATCGATCCCCACAGCCCGCAGTTCGCCCAGAACCGCGCCGCCATGCTGGCAGGCATCCAACACCTGCGCCAGTTGGAACAGACCCTGCTGAGCAAGGCCGAGGAGGCCAGGCCCAAGTTCGAAAAACGTGGCCAACTGCTGCCCCGCGAGCGCCTCAACCTGCTGCTGGACCCTGGCGCGCCGTTCCTGGAACTGGCGAGCCTGGCCGGCTACAAGCTGCATGATGACAAGGACGGCAGCGCCGCCGGCGGTGGGTTGATCGCCGGCATCGGCTACGTCAGCGGCGTGCGCATGCTGGTGGTGGCCAATAACAGCGCGATCAAGGGCGGCACCGTTTCGCCCTCCGGCCTGAAAAAATCCCTGCGCCTGCAACAGATCGCCATGGACAACAAACTGCCGGTGGTGACCCTCGCCGAAAGCGGTGGCGCCAACCTCAACTATGCCGCGGAGATTTTCATCGAAGGCGCGCGCAGCTTTGCCAACCAGGCGCGCATGTCCGCCATGGGCTTGCCGCAGATCACCGTGGTGCACGGCTCGGCCACGGCGGGTGGCGCGTACCAGCCAGGACTGTCGGATTACGTGGTGGTGGTGCGCGGCAAGGCCAAGCTGTTCCTTGCCGGCCCGCCGCTGCTCAAGGCGGCGACCGGTGAAGTCGCCACCGATGAAGAATTGGGCGGCGCCGAAATGCATGCACAGATCGCCGGCACTGCCGAATACCTGGCGGAAAATGACGCCGATGGCGTGCGCATCGTGCGTGAAATCGTCAGCCTGTTGCCCTGGGATGAGCGCCTGCCGTTGACGCCCAAACGCACTTACGCCGAGCCGCTGTACCCCATCGACGACCTGCTGGGGCTGATCCCCGCTGACCCGAAAAAGCCCTACGACGTGCGCGAAATCCTCGCACGCCTGGCCGACGGTTCGCAGTTCCTCGAGTTCAAGGCAGCGTTCGACGCCCATACCGTCTGCGGCCATCTGCACATCCAGGGCCGCGCGGTCGGCGTGATCGGCAACAACGGCCCGATCACGCCCAAGGGCGCGAGCAAGGCGGCGCAGTTTATCCAGCTGTGTGACCAGAGCCGCACACCGCTGCTGTTCCTGCACAACACCACCGGCTTCATGGTGGGTACCGAAGCGGAGCAGCAAGGGGTGATCAAGCATGGCGCGAAGATGATCCAGGCGGTGGCCAACGCACGGGTGCCTAAACTCACGGTGGTGGTCGGTGGCTCCTACGGCGCCGGCAACTATGCAATGTGCGGTCGCGGCCTGGACCCGCGGTTTATCTTCGCCTGGCCCAACAGCCGCACGGCGGTGATGGGCGGTGCCCAGGCGGGCAAGGTGCTGCGGATCGTCACCGAGGCCAAGCAGTTGAAAGACGGCCTGGTGCCGGATCCCAAGGTGCTGGACATGCTCGAACAGGTCACCGCGCAAAAACTCGACAGCCAGTCCACCGCCCTCTATGGCAGCGCGAACCTGTGGGATGACGGGCTGATAGACCCACGGGATACCCGTACCTTACTCGGCTTTCTGCTGGACATCTGTCACGAGGCCGAGGTCCGCGAGTTGCAGCCCAACAGCTTCGGCATCGCGCGCTTCTAA
- the atuD gene encoding citronellyl-CoA dehydrogenase, which produces MIFTQEHHELRRTVRAFVDREINPHVDAWEKAGHFPIHDIFRKAGDLGLLGISKPEQFGGMGLDYSYSIVAAEEFGTIRCGGIPMSIGVQTDMCTPALARFGSDELRDEFLRPAISGEQVGCIGVSETGAGSDVAGLKTHARKDGDDYVINGSKMWITNSPSADFICLLANTSDDKPHINKSLIMVPMNTPGISVSPPLEKLGMHSSETAQVFFDGVRVPQRNRIGHEGAGFMMQMLQFQEERLFGAANMIKGLEYCIDSTVEYCKERQTFGKALIDNQVIHFRLAELATEIECLRALVYQATEQYIKGQDVTRLASMAKLKAGRLGREVSDSCLQYWGGMGFMWDNPVARAYRDVRLVSIGGGADEIMLGIICKLMGTLPGKKP; this is translated from the coding sequence ATGATCTTCACCCAGGAACACCATGAACTGCGCCGCACCGTCCGTGCCTTCGTCGACCGCGAGATCAACCCCCATGTGGACGCATGGGAAAAGGCCGGGCACTTCCCCATCCACGACATCTTCCGCAAGGCCGGCGACCTCGGCTTGCTGGGGATTTCCAAACCGGAGCAATTCGGCGGCATGGGCCTGGACTACAGCTACTCGATCGTCGCCGCCGAAGAGTTCGGCACCATCCGCTGCGGCGGCATACCCATGTCCATCGGCGTGCAGACCGATATGTGCACCCCCGCCCTCGCCCGCTTCGGTTCCGATGAATTGCGCGACGAATTCCTGCGCCCGGCCATCAGCGGCGAGCAGGTCGGTTGCATCGGTGTCTCGGAAACCGGCGCCGGCTCCGACGTAGCCGGGCTCAAGACCCATGCGCGCAAGGACGGCGACGACTATGTGATCAACGGCAGCAAAATGTGGATCACCAACTCGCCCAGCGCCGACTTTATCTGCCTGTTGGCCAACACCTCCGACGACAAGCCGCATATCAACAAGTCGCTGATCATGGTGCCGATGAACACCCCAGGGATCAGCGTCAGCCCGCCCCTGGAAAAACTCGGCATGCACAGCTCCGAGACCGCCCAGGTGTTCTTCGACGGCGTGCGCGTGCCCCAGCGCAATCGCATCGGCCATGAAGGCGCGGGTTTCATGATGCAGATGCTGCAGTTCCAGGAGGAACGCCTGTTTGGCGCGGCCAATATGATCAAGGGCCTGGAGTACTGCATCGACAGTACCGTCGAGTACTGCAAGGAACGCCAGACCTTCGGCAAGGCGCTGATCGACAACCAGGTGATTCACTTTCGCCTGGCCGAACTGGCCACCGAAATCGAATGCCTGCGCGCACTGGTCTACCAGGCCACCGAACAGTACATCAAGGGCCAGGACGTGACCCGCCTGGCCTCCATGGCCAAGCTCAAGGCCGGGCGCCTTGGCCGCGAAGTCAGCGACAGTTGCCTGCAGTACTGGGGCGGCATGGGATTCATGTGGGACAACCCGGTGGCCCGCGCTTATCGCGATGTGCGCCTGGTGTCGATTGGCGGCGGTGCCGATGAAATCATGCTGGGCATCATCTGCAAGTTGATGGGCACTTTGCCGGGGAAAAAGCCATGA
- a CDS encoding enoyl-CoA hydratase/isomerase family protein, with the protein MNTLLLEPHNGVLHITLNRPECHNAMSLEMVNELRAVLAGLDSQVRAVVISGAGGHFCAGADVKDLVSAGDQLQALNRAFGTLLQAVEAVSQVVIVVLQGAVLGGGFGLACVSDIAIADHQAQFGLPETSLGLLPAQIAPFVVKRIGLTQARRLALTAARFNGLEAQRLGLVHFTETDPQALAERLDEVLGQVLRCAPGANARTKALLLASVEQPLGPLLDQAAQWFAEAVTSAEGIEGTQAFVQKRKPGWCK; encoded by the coding sequence ATGAATACCCTGCTGCTCGAACCCCACAACGGCGTGTTGCACATCACCCTCAACCGGCCCGAATGCCACAATGCCATGAGCCTGGAAATGGTCAACGAACTGCGCGCGGTGCTGGCCGGGTTGGACAGCCAGGTGCGCGCCGTGGTGATCAGCGGCGCAGGCGGGCATTTTTGCGCCGGTGCCGATGTGAAGGACCTGGTCAGCGCCGGCGATCAATTGCAGGCCCTGAACCGGGCCTTCGGCACGTTGCTGCAAGCGGTGGAAGCCGTGTCGCAAGTGGTCATCGTGGTGCTGCAAGGCGCGGTGCTGGGCGGCGGGTTTGGCCTGGCCTGCGTGAGTGACATCGCGATTGCCGATCACCAGGCGCAGTTCGGTTTGCCGGAGACCAGCCTGGGGTTGCTGCCGGCACAGATTGCGCCGTTTGTGGTCAAGCGTATCGGCCTGACCCAGGCGCGGCGACTGGCGCTGACGGCGGCGCGGTTCAATGGGTTGGAAGCTCAACGGCTGGGGCTGGTGCACTTCACCGAGACCGACCCGCAGGCGTTGGCGGAGCGTCTGGATGAGGTGCTGGGGCAGGTGCTGCGCTGCGCGCCGGGCGCCAACGCGCGTACCAAGGCGCTGTTGCTGGCCAGCGTGGAGCAGCCCTTGGGGCCGCTGCTGGACCAGGCGGCGCAGTGGTTTGCCGAGGCGGTGACCAGTGCGGAAGGGATTGAGGGGACGCAGGCGTTTGTTCAGAAGAGAAAGCCTGGGTGGTGCAAGTGA
- a CDS encoding acetyl/propionyl/methylcrotonyl-CoA carboxylase subunit alpha, giving the protein MPQFTKILIANRGEIACRIQRTAQALGYRTVAVYSDADAEALHVQMADEAVRIGPAAVQQSYLNIPAILEAAEKTGADAIHPGYGFLSENPGFARACQDAGLTFIGPSAEAIELMGSKRRSKLAMLEAGVPCIAGYQGSAQDDTCLQREAERIGYPLMIKASAGGGGRGMRLVHQPEALLESLHSARSEARHAFGSDELILEQALIEPRHVEIQLFGDRHGNLIYLGERDCSIQRRHQKVIEEAPCPVMTPELRQAMGEAALKAGRAVNYLGAGTVEFLLDRNGRFYFLEMNTRLQVEHPVTELITGLDLVAWQLQIAAGQPLPLEQAQVSLNGHAMEVRLYAEDPAQGFLPQTGEVLRWEPAVGVRVDHGLCEGETISPFYDPMLGKLIAHGATREEARRKLLRAVEDTLLLGVTTNQRLLAELLKHPGFIDGDFSTGFIAEHFSEIPRPAATSDQLALAAALFYQHSADQHPHGLAGWRNNARVPCTFRLEADGETHTVTAAALPLSTDGRRATLVLNGVRRRIAYHLEGSRLWLPGLTVTNRTQQVAGRQADAGSGTIKAPMDGAIVDVRVSTGEQVTKGQLLLVLEAMKMEHPLKADRDGVVKAVQVTTGDQVRNRQVLLEIE; this is encoded by the coding sequence ATGCCGCAGTTCACAAAAATCCTGATCGCCAACCGCGGCGAAATCGCCTGCCGCATCCAACGCACGGCCCAGGCCTTGGGCTACCGCACCGTCGCCGTCTACAGCGACGCCGACGCCGAGGCCCTGCACGTGCAGATGGCCGACGAAGCCGTGCGCATCGGCCCCGCGGCGGTACAACAGTCCTACCTCAATATCCCGGCCATCCTCGAGGCCGCGGAAAAAACCGGCGCCGATGCCATCCACCCCGGCTACGGTTTCCTCTCGGAAAACCCGGGCTTCGCCCGCGCATGCCAAGACGCCGGCCTGACGTTCATCGGCCCCAGCGCCGAGGCCATCGAACTGATGGGCAGCAAGCGCCGCTCCAAGCTCGCCATGCTCGAGGCCGGGGTGCCTTGCATCGCCGGCTACCAGGGCAGCGCCCAGGACGACACCTGCCTGCAACGTGAAGCCGAGCGCATCGGCTACCCGCTGATGATCAAGGCCAGCGCCGGCGGCGGTGGCCGTGGCATGCGCCTGGTCCACCAGCCGGAGGCGCTGCTGGAAAGCCTGCACAGCGCCCGCTCGGAGGCCAGGCATGCGTTCGGCAGTGACGAACTGATCCTCGAACAGGCGCTGATCGAGCCGCGCCACGTCGAGATCCAACTGTTCGGCGACCGCCACGGCAACCTGATTTACCTCGGCGAACGGGACTGCTCGATCCAGCGCCGTCATCAAAAAGTCATCGAGGAAGCGCCCTGCCCGGTGATGACGCCCGAACTGCGCCAGGCCATGGGCGAAGCCGCGCTCAAGGCCGGACGCGCGGTAAACTACCTCGGCGCCGGTACCGTGGAGTTCCTGCTCGACCGCAACGGCCGGTTCTACTTCCTGGAAATGAACACCCGCCTGCAAGTGGAGCACCCGGTCACCGAGCTGATCACCGGCCTCGACCTGGTGGCCTGGCAACTGCAAATCGCCGCCGGCCAGCCGCTGCCGCTCGAGCAGGCGCAGGTGAGCCTGAACGGCCACGCCATGGAAGTGCGCCTCTATGCCGAAGACCCGGCCCAGGGCTTCCTGCCGCAAACCGGTGAGGTGCTGCGCTGGGAACCGGCCGTGGGCGTACGGGTTGACCATGGGCTGTGCGAAGGCGAAACCATCAGCCCGTTCTATGACCCGATGCTCGGCAAGCTCATCGCCCATGGCGCCACCCGCGAAGAAGCCCGGCGCAAGCTGCTGCGGGCGGTGGAAGACACGCTGTTGCTGGGGGTGACGACCAATCAGCGCTTGTTGGCTGAACTGCTCAAGCACCCAGGCTTTATCGACGGTGATTTCAGCACCGGGTTTATCGCCGAGCACTTCAGCGAAATACCGCGCCCGGCCGCGACAAGTGATCAACTCGCCCTGGCCGCCGCGCTGTTTTACCAACACAGCGCCGACCAGCATCCCCACGGCCTCGCGGGATGGCGCAACAACGCCCGTGTTCCCTGCACCTTTCGCCTGGAGGCCGACGGCGAAACCCACACCGTCACCGCCGCCGCCCTGCCACTCAGCACCGATGGCCGTCGCGCCACCCTGGTGCTCAACGGCGTTCGCCGTCGCATCGCCTATCACCTGGAGGGCTCCCGGCTGTGGCTGCCTGGCCTTACCGTCACCAACCGCACCCAGCAGGTTGCCGGGCGCCAGGCCGACGCCGGCAGCGGCACGATCAAGGCACCGATGGACGGTGCCATCGTCGACGTCCGCGTCAGCACCGGTGAACAGGTGACTAAAGGCCAACTGCTGCTGGTGCTCGAAGCCATGAAAATGGAGCATCCACTCAAGGCCGACAGGGACGGCGTGGTCAAGGCCGTGCAGGTCACAACAGGCGATCAGGTACGCAATCGCCAGGTTCTGCTGGAGATCGAATAA
- a CDS encoding exonuclease domain-containing protein, whose product MPHWLIIDLEATTDEGGWPVTEMEVIEIGASLVNRQGRELDHFQRFVRPLRRPLLTPFCRQLTHITQANIDGAAPFIEVWPLFERWLGQHQARLEGWASWGDYDRVQLELEWQRHGLTSAMAPTPHVNLKQRFAKARRLDKPLGLNGALQLAGMQFQGQQHRALEDARNTARLLPLILPV is encoded by the coding sequence ATGCCTCATTGGCTGATTATTGACCTTGAAGCCACAACGGATGAAGGCGGCTGGCCCGTGACGGAGATGGAAGTCATCGAGATCGGCGCGAGCCTGGTGAACCGCCAGGGCCGCGAGCTGGACCACTTCCAGCGCTTTGTGCGGCCGCTGCGCCGCCCCTTGCTCACGCCCTTTTGTCGCCAGCTGACCCATATCACCCAGGCAAATATCGACGGCGCTGCACCGTTCATCGAGGTGTGGCCGCTGTTCGAGCGCTGGCTGGGCCAGCATCAGGCGCGCCTGGAAGGCTGGGCCAGTTGGGGTGACTACGATCGCGTACAGCTGGAGCTCGAGTGGCAGCGCCATGGCCTGACCAGCGCCATGGCCCCCACGCCCCATGTCAACCTCAAGCAACGCTTCGCCAAGGCCCGGCGCCTGGACAAGCCCCTGGGGCTCAATGGCGCCCTGCAATTGGCGGGGATGCAGTTCCAGGGCCAGCAACATCGAGCGCTGGAAGATGCACGCAACACCGCGCGCCTGCTGCCGCTGATTTTGCCGGTCTAG